The following coding sequences lie in one Mustelus asterias chromosome 8, sMusAst1.hap1.1, whole genome shotgun sequence genomic window:
- the LOC144497828 gene encoding E3 ubiquitin-protein ligase TRIM39-like isoform X1, with protein sequence MATNLDIDLRCPICLEVYQDPVLLRCGHNFCRGCMQRHVDSAEETPMCPCCRDGFEEDSLYPNWQLSNIIAGLRDLGTGPSMEPGNLHCAKHKKELELFCKDDKQPICYICALAHNHRNHNCVPIDDAYMECKGVLNHSITMLQKEVTDRMAMHVSQGEKISRLLDNVESLREDIAGQFEAMRNFLNEKQRTIIQRIDDEESRVLRQLEENMLQISRDCDTMEEVIHDIGEIVDLGDKYQLLREYSSLKQRSESIYDPVLNKPIFNMDELHGPLQYGAWKQMKNIIRLVPAALRFDPRTANPKLRVSNLGQRLQYCEVQPQRPDTPERFTNHLSVFASTALSSGRYYWEVNVSEGADWILGVAAGSVNKKVCAVTSPDNGYWTIGHRSGGQYWAYDNERVVINPDLNVEMIGVYLDYEKGQLSFYDAEDMSHIHTFNHHFTDKLYPYFSVSPNVECANPSLELSHCDHGSGLPLSGGSDRAPEVPW encoded by the exons ATGGCCACGAACCTGGACATAGATCTACGGTGTCCCATCTGCCTGGAGGTTTACCAAGACCCGGTGCTGCTAAGATGCGGCCACAATTTCTGCCGAGGCTGCATGCAGAGGCATGTGGACTCAGCGGAGGAGACACCCATGTGCCCCTGTTGCCGAGATGGGTTCGAGGAGGACTCCTTGTATCCCAACTGGCAACTGTCCAACATTATAGCCGGGCTGCGGGACCTCGGCACGGGTCCGTCGATGGAGCCCGGTAACCTGCACTGTGCAAAGCATAAGAAAGAGCTGGAGTTATTCTGTAAGGATGATAAGCAGCCGATTTGTTACATCTGTGCACTGGCTCACAACCACCGAAACCACAACTGCGTCCCGATAGATGATGCCTATATGGAATGTAAG GGTGTACTGAACCATTCGATTACAATGCTCCAAAAGGAGGTTACAGACCGTATGGCGATGCACGTGTCACAAGGGGAAAAGATATCTCGTCTATTG GATAATGTGGAAAGCCTGAGGGAAGACATAGCAGGTCAGTTTGAGGCCATGCGTAATTTTCTCAATGAGAAACAACGCACGATAATACAAAGGATTGATGATGAAGAAAGTCGAGTTCTAAGACAGCTGGAAGAGAACATGTTGCAGATTTCAAGAGATTGTGACACCATGGAAGAAGTGATCCATGATATCGGTGAAATTGTAGATTTGGGAGACAAGTATCAGCTACTGCGG GAATATAGCAGCCTGAAACAGAG ATCTGAATCAATTTATGATCCAGTATTAAATAAACCAATTTTCAACATGGATGAATTGCATGGTCCACTACAGTATGGAGCTTGGAAACAGATGAAGAATATCATCAGACTAG TTCCAGCTGCCCTTCGTTTCGATCCAAGGACAGCGAATCCTAAACTCCGTGTGTCAAATCTTGGACAAAGGCTACAGTATTGTGAAGTTCAGCCACAGCGACCGGACACCCCTGAGAGATTCACCAACCACCTCAGTGTCTTTGCTTCCACGGCTTTATCGTCAGGGAGATATTACTGGGAGGTAAATGTCAGCGAAGGTGCTGACTGGATTCTCGGTGTGGCTGCGGGATCTGTCAACAAGAAGGTGTGCGCAGTCACCAGCCCGGATAATGGATATTGGACCATAGGACACAGAAGCGGGGGACAATATTGGGCTTACGACAATGAGAGAGTTGTAATCAACCCTGATTTGAACGTTGAAATGATTGGCGTTTACCTGGACTACGAGAAAGGACAGTTGTCATTTTATGATGCCGAGGACATGTCACACATTCATACGTTCAACCACCATTTCACAGATAAACTTTACCCGTACTTTAGCGTCAGTCCCAATGTGGAGTGTGCAAACCCAAGCTTAGAGCTTTCCCACTGTGATCACGGCTCAGGTCTCCCACTCTCTGGAGGATCAGACCGTGCCCCAGAGGTACCCTGGTAG
- the LOC144497828 gene encoding zinc-binding protein A33-like isoform X2, which produces MATNLDIDLRCPICLEVYQDPVLLRCGHNFCRGCMQRHVDSAEETPMCPCCRDGFEEDSLYPNWQLSNIIAGLRDLGTGPSMEPGNLHCAKHKKELELFCKDDKQPICYICALAHNHRNHNCVPIDDAYMECKDNVESLREDIAGQFEAMRNFLNEKQRTIIQRIDDEESRVLRQLEENMLQISRDCDTMEEVIHDIGEIVDLGDKYQLLREYSSLKQRSESIYDPVLNKPIFNMDELHGPLQYGAWKQMKNIIRLVPAALRFDPRTANPKLRVSNLGQRLQYCEVQPQRPDTPERFTNHLSVFASTALSSGRYYWEVNVSEGADWILGVAAGSVNKKVCAVTSPDNGYWTIGHRSGGQYWAYDNERVVINPDLNVEMIGVYLDYEKGQLSFYDAEDMSHIHTFNHHFTDKLYPYFSVSPNVECANPSLELSHCDHGSGLPLSGGSDRAPEVPW; this is translated from the exons ATGGCCACGAACCTGGACATAGATCTACGGTGTCCCATCTGCCTGGAGGTTTACCAAGACCCGGTGCTGCTAAGATGCGGCCACAATTTCTGCCGAGGCTGCATGCAGAGGCATGTGGACTCAGCGGAGGAGACACCCATGTGCCCCTGTTGCCGAGATGGGTTCGAGGAGGACTCCTTGTATCCCAACTGGCAACTGTCCAACATTATAGCCGGGCTGCGGGACCTCGGCACGGGTCCGTCGATGGAGCCCGGTAACCTGCACTGTGCAAAGCATAAGAAAGAGCTGGAGTTATTCTGTAAGGATGATAAGCAGCCGATTTGTTACATCTGTGCACTGGCTCACAACCACCGAAACCACAACTGCGTCCCGATAGATGATGCCTATATGGAATGTAAG GATAATGTGGAAAGCCTGAGGGAAGACATAGCAGGTCAGTTTGAGGCCATGCGTAATTTTCTCAATGAGAAACAACGCACGATAATACAAAGGATTGATGATGAAGAAAGTCGAGTTCTAAGACAGCTGGAAGAGAACATGTTGCAGATTTCAAGAGATTGTGACACCATGGAAGAAGTGATCCATGATATCGGTGAAATTGTAGATTTGGGAGACAAGTATCAGCTACTGCGG GAATATAGCAGCCTGAAACAGAG ATCTGAATCAATTTATGATCCAGTATTAAATAAACCAATTTTCAACATGGATGAATTGCATGGTCCACTACAGTATGGAGCTTGGAAACAGATGAAGAATATCATCAGACTAG TTCCAGCTGCCCTTCGTTTCGATCCAAGGACAGCGAATCCTAAACTCCGTGTGTCAAATCTTGGACAAAGGCTACAGTATTGTGAAGTTCAGCCACAGCGACCGGACACCCCTGAGAGATTCACCAACCACCTCAGTGTCTTTGCTTCCACGGCTTTATCGTCAGGGAGATATTACTGGGAGGTAAATGTCAGCGAAGGTGCTGACTGGATTCTCGGTGTGGCTGCGGGATCTGTCAACAAGAAGGTGTGCGCAGTCACCAGCCCGGATAATGGATATTGGACCATAGGACACAGAAGCGGGGGACAATATTGGGCTTACGACAATGAGAGAGTTGTAATCAACCCTGATTTGAACGTTGAAATGATTGGCGTTTACCTGGACTACGAGAAAGGACAGTTGTCATTTTATGATGCCGAGGACATGTCACACATTCATACGTTCAACCACCATTTCACAGATAAACTTTACCCGTACTTTAGCGTCAGTCCCAATGTGGAGTGTGCAAACCCAAGCTTAGAGCTTTCCCACTGTGATCACGGCTCAGGTCTCCCACTCTCTGGAGGATCAGACCGTGCCCCAGAGGTACCCTGGTAG